A single Triticum dicoccoides isolate Atlit2015 ecotype Zavitan chromosome 2A, WEW_v2.0, whole genome shotgun sequence DNA region contains:
- the LOC119359621 gene encoding ABC transporter B family member 15-like: MGDAAAGKASFLEMVRYADAHDLSLMMLGVLGSFGDGMMQPLLMLVLGDIINSYGAAGSAGSTGSAFSSGAVDKFALRLLYLAVAVGACAFLEGVCWTRTAERQASRMRRLYLEAVLRQEVHFFDAAPSSQSTTFGIITTISDDADTIQDFLSEKLPMVLANVTLFFGAMSVCFVFAWRLALAGLPLTFLFFVPSVVLGKRMVAAAGESRAASIMAALPNLRYFVDASVAAARMRGMIEKLPPLKEAGKKGATKDVVRGRIVFKDVHFTYPSRPDTRVLNGVNLTMSEGATIGLVGGSGSGKSTVIALLQRFYRPDSGEILLDGDDIGSLNAEWLRSKIGLVSQEPVLFATSIRENILFGNETASPEQIIDAAKMANAHEFITKLPNGYDTHVGQFGTQMSGGQKQRIAIARALIRDPKILLLDEATSALDSESERTVQDALDRASVGRTTVIVAHRLSTLRKADTIAVLDQGRVVEFGTHDELVAMDGGEGGVYAKMVHLQSSSAARADGPRVVEEEEEKFHSVEIASPGGELRPSPVRSFRSVEPTVEISQPAVPVAHAAHPQKSLHLRLLKMNRPEWKQALLGCAGAIIFGAVLPLYSYSMGSLPAVYFLTDHDLIRAKTRAYSLIFLAIAIVCIAANIVEHYNFAVMGERLTERVRDQMLAKILSFEVGWFDEDENSSAAVCARLATQATKVRSLVGDRMCLLVQAGATASLGFALALYVSWRLAAVMMALQPLVIASFYFKKVLMTAGSRKAKKAQVQGSQLASEAVVNHRTITAFSSQRRMLQLYEAAQVGPRKDTMRQSWFSGFCLCLCQFNASASTALALWYGGKLMASRQINTTQLFQVFFILMSMGRVIADAGSLTSDLAQGGDAVQSILDTLDREPAIKSGTGDGASESDDDKEKLQKGIKGAIEFRDVHFSYPTRPEVTVLAGLSLEIGAGKTVALVGPSGSGKSTVIGLIERFYDVRSGAILIDGKDIRGYGLTHLRSHVALEVRSAAALANAHEFISGMEGGYDTQIGERGAQLSGGQRQRIALARAVLKNARILLLDEATSALDTVSERLVQDAVDRMLQGTRTCVVVAHRLSTVQNSDMIAVVKDGRVAERGTHRDLVALGRAGMYYNLIKLQHGASPCRSPIRAVSN; the protein is encoded by the exons ATGGGGGACGCGGCGGCAGGGAAGGCGTCGTTCCTGGAGATGGTCCGGTACGCGGACGCGCACGACCTGAGCCTCATGATGCTGGGCGTGCTGGGGAGCTTCGGCGACGGCATGATGCAGCCGCTCCTCATGCTCGTGCTCGGCGACATCATCAACAGCTACGGCGCCGCCGGGAGCGCCGGGAGCACCGGCAGCGCCTTCAGCTCCGGCGCCGTCGACAAG TTCGCGCTCCGGTTGCTGTAtctcgcggttgcagtgggcgcgtGCGCTTTCCTAG AGGGGGTGTGCTGGACCCGAACGGCGGAGCGGCAGGCGTCGAGGATGCGGAGGCTGTACCTGGAGGCCGTGCTGCGGCAGGAGGTGCACTTCTTCGACGCCGCGCCCTCCTCGCAGTCCACCACCTTCGGGATCATCACCACCATCTCCGACGACGCCGACaccatccaggacttcctcagcgaGAAG CTTCCCATGGTGCTGGCCAACGTGACGCTCTTCTTCGGCGCCATGTCCGTGTGCTTCGTGTTCGCCTGGCGCCTCGCGCTGGCGGGCCTCCCCTTGACCTTCCTCTTCTTCGTGCCGAGCGTGGTCCTCGGCAAGCGCATGGTGGCCGCGGCCGGGGAGTCGCGCGCAGC CTCCATCATGGCGGCGCTCCCGAACCTACGCTACTTCGTGGACGCCTCGGTGGCGGCGGCCCGGATGCGGGGGATGATCGAGAAGCTCCCGCCGCTCAAGGAGGCCGGCAAGAAGGGCGCCACCAAGGACGTCGTCAGGGGCCGGATCGTGTTCAAGGACGTGCACTTCACGTACCCGTCGAGGCCGGACACGCGGGTGCTCAACGGCGTCAACCTCACCATGTCCGAGGGCGCGACCATCGGCCTCGTCGGCGGCAGCGGGTCGGGGAAGTCCACCGTCATCGCGTTGCTGCAGAGGTTCTACCGCCCAGACAGCGGGGAGATACTGCTCGACGGCGACGACATCGGCTCGCTCAACGCGGAGTGGCTCCGGAGCAAGATCGGCCTGGTGAGCCAAGAGCCCGTGCTGTTCGCCACGTCCATCAGGGAGAACATACTCTTCGGCAACGAGACGGCTTCGCCGGAGCAGATCATCGACGCGGCCAAGATGGCTAACGCTCACGAGTTCATCACCAAATTGCCCAACGGATACGACACACAT GTGGGGCAGTTCGGGACGCAGATGTCGGGAGGCCAGAAGCAGCGGATCGCCATTGCGCGGGCGCTCATTCGGGACCCCAAGATCCTGCTGCTGGACGAGGCGACGAGCGCGCTGGATTCCGAGTCGGAGCGGACGGTGCAGGACGCGCTGGACCGGGCGTCCGTGGGCCGGACCACCGTCATCGTGGCGCACCGCCTCTCCACGCTGCGCAAGGCCGACACGATCGCCGTGCTCGACCAGGGCCGCGTGGTGGAGTTCGGCACGCACGACGAGCTCGTCGCCATGGACGGCGGCGAAGGCGGCGTGTACGCCAAGATGGTGCACCTGCAGAGCTCGTCCGCGGCGCGGGCGGACGGCCCCCGCgtggtagaggaggaggaggagaagttcCATAGCGTGGAGATCGCGTCGCCGGGCGGCGAGCTCCGACCTAGCCCAGTGCGGTCGTTCCGGTCTGTCGAGCCCACCGTGGAAATCAGCCAGCCCGCGGTCCCCGTCGCGCACGCGGCGCACCCCCAAAAGTCGTTGCACCTTCGTCTGCTCAAGATGAACCGCCCGGAGTGGAAGCAAGCTCTGCTCGGGTGCGCTGGCGCCATCATATTCGGCGCGGTGCTGCCGCTCTACTCATACAGCATGGGCTCGCTGCCGGCGGTGTACTTCCTCACCGACCACGACCTCATCCGCGCAAAGACCagggcctactccctcatcttcctgGCGATCGCCATCGTCTGCATCGCCGCCAACATCGTGGAGCACTACAACTTCGCCGTCATGGGCGAGCGCCTGACGGAGCGCGTCCGGGACCAGATGCTGGCCAAGATCCTCTCCTTCGAGGTCGGGTGGTTCGACGAGGACGAGAACTCGAGCGCGGCCGTGTGCGCGCGGCTGGCGACGCAGGCGACCAAGGTCCGGTCCCTCGTCGGGGACCGGATGTGCCTGCTGGTGCAGGCCGGCGCCACGGCGTCCCTGGGATTCGCGCTGGCGCTCTACGTGTCGTGGCGCCTCGCGGCGGTGATGATGGCCCTGCAGCCGCTGGTGATCGCCAGCTTCTACTTCAAGAAGGTGCTCATGACGGCCGGCTCCAGGAAGGCCAAGAAGGCGCAGGTGCAGGGCAGCCAGCTCGCCAGCGAGGCCGTGGTCAACCACCGGACGATCACCGCCTTCTCGTCGCAGCGGCGGATGCTCCAGCTGTACGAGGCCGCGCAGGTGGGTCCGAGGAAGGACACCATGAGGCAGTCCTGGTTCTCGGGTTTCTGCCTGTGCCTGTGCCAGTTCAACGCCTCGGCGAGCACGGCGCTCGCACTGTGGTACGGAGGCAAGCTCATGGCCAGCCGGCAGATCAACACCACGCAGCTGTTCCAGGTGTTTTTCATCCTCATGAGCATGGGGAGGGTCATCGCCGACGCCGGGAGCTTGACGTCGGACCTGGCGCAAGGCGGGGACGCGGTGCAGTCCATCCTCGACACGCTGGACCGTGAACCGGCGATCAAATCCGGCACCGGCGACGGTGCCAGCGAGTCCGACGACGACAAGGAGAAGCTGCAGAAGGGGATCAAGGGAGCCATCGAGTTCAGGGACGTGCACTTCAGCTACCCGACGCGGCCGGAGGTGACGGTGCTCGCCGGGCTCAGCCTCGAGATCGGCGCGGGCAAGACGGTGGCGCTGGTGGGGCCGAGCGGGTCGGGCAAGTCGACGGTGATCGGGCTGATCGAGCGGTTCTACGACGTGCGGAGCGGCGCGATCCTGATCGACGGCAAGGACATCCGGGGGTACGGCCTGACGCACCTCCGGTCGCACGTGGCGCTG GAGGTTCGGAGCGCGGCGGCGCTGGCCAACGCGCACGAGTTCATCAGCGGGATGGAGGGCGGGTACGACACGCAGATCGGGGAGCGCGGGGCGCAGCTGTCCGGCGGGCAGCGGCAGCggatcgcgctggcgagggcggtgCTGAAGAACGCGAGGATCCTGCTGCTGGACGAGGCGACGAGCGCGCTGGACACGGTGTCGGAGCGGCTGGTGCAGGACGCCGTGGACCGGATGCTGCAGGGGACCAGGACGTGCGTGGTGGTGGCGCACAGGCTCTCCACGGTGCAGAACTCCGACATGATCGCCGTGGTCAAGGACGGGAGGGTGGCGGAGAGAGGGACGCACCGCGACCTCGTAGCCCTCGGCCGCGCGGGGATGTACTACAACCTCATCAAGCTGCAGCACGGCGCGTCGCCCTGCCGTAGCCCGATCCGTGCGGTAAGCAACTGA